GGTGGCGGTGCCGCGCTTCATGACGACGAGACCCGCCGCCACATTGGCCAGCGCGCTCGCTTCCAGGAAGGAGCCGCCGGCCAGCAGCGCGCCGCTGAAGGCGGCCGCCACGGTGTCGCCGGCGCCGGTCACGTCGGCCACCTCATCGGTGCCGAAAACGGGAAGGTGAGTGGCTCCTTCGGAGGTAAACAGCGCCATCCCACGGCTGCCCAGCGTGATCAGGACCGCCTGCGCGCCCAGCGCTTCGCGCAGCTTCTTTCCCGCTTGTTCGAGCTGTCCGCTGTGCTCACCCACCACGACACCGGACGCTTTGACCGCCTCCTCCAGGTTCGGCGCCGCGGCCGCCACCCCACGATACAACGGCAGCTGCGCGCGAGAATCGACGATTACCTTCAGCCCCGCTTCCTTCGCGAACGCCAGGATCTCCGGCACGTTTCCCGAATGCAGCATGCCGTAGCCGTAATCGGAGATCAGCAGCCCGGCGCAGCCGGGCGCGGCGCGCTGCAGCGCCTCGCGCAGGTGCTTCTCCTCGCCGTCTGTCATCGCCGCCGGCTCGCCGACATCGATGCGCACCACCTGCTGCTTCACCGAGTGCGCTCCACCGGCCAGGATCCTTGTCTTGGTCGGCGTGCGGTAGCCATCCGGCGTCCATAGGTGCTGCGTCGCAATCCCGAGCTTCGTGAAGCTCTTCAACAGCGCCGTCCCGGAAGGATCATCGCCTATGCGCCCCAGCGGCACCGGTCGCGCCCCCAGCGCCTTCAGATTGGCGACGGCGTTCGCCCCGCCACCCGGCAGCAGATCGGTCTTGCGATGATTCAGGATCAAGACCGGCGCCTCGC
Above is a window of Candidatus Polarisedimenticolia bacterium DNA encoding:
- a CDS encoding PfkB family carbohydrate kinase codes for the protein MSGPTGGVKPARLMELVEKISTVQIVVLADLVLDEFRYGEPDRVSREAPVLILNHRKTDLLPGGGANAVANLKALGARPVPLGRIGDDPSGTALLKSFTKLGIATQHLWTPDGYRTPTKTRILAGGAHSVKQQVVRIDVGEPAAMTDGEEKHLREALQRAAPGCAGLLISDYGYGMLHSGNVPEILAFAKEAGLKVIVDSRAQLPLYRGVAAAAPNLEEAVKASGVVVGEHSGQLEQAGKKLREALGAQAVLITLGSRGMALFTSEGATHLPVFGTDEVADVTGAGDTVAAAFSGALLAGGSFLEASALANVAAGLVVMKRGTAT